The genomic interval AAAGTCACACACAGGATAAGATCGTGGTGAGAAGTTTGCGGGTCAAGACGCGAACTCTGTAGCTCATGTAGTATTGTCTTAATCTTTACATGTGTGGATGATCACACAAACCAAATTAATGAATATCACTTCCTCCAGTGTATAGTGAAGTAGAACCTCTTTCTGATTTGCATTTCTTAACTCAAACAGGATGACTGTTTACAATTTGCCAGGTTTGGGATCACAGAATGAATCTTGAACTTGTGAGACAGACATTTTATATACAGAGTAAATATTATGGCTCATATCATCACCTTGTTTGGGATCCGGAGACATGAGGAGCTGCTCCAGAGAGGGGAAGGGTGTACGTGCAGGAGAAGGGCTCTCACTTTCAGTCATCTCCATACCCTCGCCCTCTTCCCTGGCCATAGACTGAAGGTCGCTGAGAGCCATCAGTCCCATCCCTACCTGGTTTTGATCTGTGTTTCTGCGTTGAGGGTCTGAGGACAAGGACTTGCGGCTGGACTGGACCGACACTGCACCTGAAAGAGGGTGAAAGGTTTGTAGAATAaatctttgcctttttcagcagactcacagattttttttttttaatatatacattttatttattgattacaCAAACTAGGACTATCTTAAAACTGGATAAAATTTTAGATAATTTTATAATTCAATATATAACGCTCTTATTCAAGTTACTATCCCAATGGCTTCAACAAGTTAAACAAgtcaaagaaatgtcaaaagaaaaaatatcataGCTATTATCTCAAAGACCATCACTGAACCGCCTACATACTATGCAAAACATTTATCTCTCATTTGCACTTAGATTCACACTAAAGTGTGAGACATTGTCCTACTGCTTTGTGACATGAGGGGGCACTAGACACATTCctgtttaaaccagtttatttgGCATAAACAATGACAAGTGGGAAGAGAAGGGGGACGGATGAGGCACTTGAGAGAGTGGGTGGACAAAAGAGAAGATGGGGATTAATGAACCTGAAACTGAACCGAGAGCCAAGGCTATGAACCAGTCCCCTCACCAACACACTTCTACACTGCCACTCTACTAATGACTGAGATGATAAGATCCTGCTTTATGCACATGTCAGTTTTTGGGGTTTTGTGAGTGTGAACGTGTTCGAGTGGGACAGTGAGACCACATCAGGAACACAGAGCGCTGCAGCCTCCACAGGTTTAAAATTTGTGAAACGTTTTGAGACTAATGGTTTTGTGAAATTTGGAAAACATGTGATAACTTTGTTGAATATCGCTATAACGATATCACTTGTCATTAATCTTTTCTACATACTGGCCCCTTTAAGAAAAAGTTAGCAAAACAGGATGAGAAATATTTGTAACcattatttcaatttaaatgatttataagAAAATTCTACAGTAAGAGTAAAAACTTGTCCAATAGCACCAGTAAAACACACTGATGTGAGCCTTCTGCATTGTTGCtgcattttaaaatcaaaatatAGTGGTAAAACAGCTCAAATATGACCTTCAGTTGTGGCTGATATTTGCTGTTGATATCTCACTAATACTGGTGTGCATCTGTGAAACACTAATGATGAGTCTCTCCAGATGCGACAGTGAGTGGTTTGCCACACTGAGAGGCGGGACAGAGCTGAGAAGCCTCAGCAACACCTGGTCACACTGATGTGACAGAGGAACAACGCACACCCACGCGCGGGCTCTCACCTTTTCTAGTCATTACTACGTGTATTTGCTGTTTGACTCCAGAGGGCAGCTGTGTGGGAGGTGACGAATGTGTTTCCAGTAGACCCCGTCCTTCCTCTGTTCTACGTTTAAGCGACAGTTACTTTTTTTGATTGAACGTTTTGTAATATAGATTAATTTGTACCCTTACCATTTTCGACTACTCCCTTATGTACAGAATCAGGTACTGATACATTTGCATGAATGCTTACTGTTCTGGTTCTGCAGTGAGAAGAGCTGCTCCTCAACACGGGTCAGCTGGCTTTGCAGGGTCTCTACAGTTGCTCGGTGGTCATCCTGcatcctcctcagctgctccctGTACGTCTGCCGCTGGGCCTCCACCTGAGACAACAGGTCACTCTGAGCCTGGGACAGGTCTGAGCGCAGAGCCATTTTTTCTGACTGCACTGACATCAGCCTGGAGGTGGAGACAGAGCAAGGGGGAATTGAAAGAAGACAGTTAGTGGAGAATAAGCAGGACTGGCGTACAACAGGAAAGGACTGAAGATTGGCGGCTGTTTGCCAGGCCTCATCAGGTGTGCGTACAGAAGGTGTGCATATGTCTAATGACTGCAAAATCACACCTGAGGAGTAAAAGTCAGTTTGACAAAACTAACATAAACAGGGATATATGGGGGAACATACAGTAATCCAAGCTCACCTCTCGCGGAGTTCTGCCTCCTTGCTTACAGTTTCCTGGAGGATTTTATTGTGTCTCTCCAGAAGAGTGTCATGTTCagtctggagctgctgcagctctgctgtGCTGCTCTGGAGGCTCTGCTGGCTTTCTGCCAGCCTGGACTTCAGCTGATCTACCTTAGAGGAGAATTGCTCCCTGTGGGACACACATCGCATTAATTACACTGACCAACCCCTGCTTTCATACATGAATGGAATCCTGCagttatttcttttttctatgTAGGTGATTTCAACACAAAAGTCAGAGTGAGATGCTTTGCTGTTTCTTTAGACTTTCTCCGCCTGACCTCTAATATAATGTTCAAAGAAACCCAGCAGGAAATCCCCCCTTTTTTTGGGTTAAAAGACAACCTTTAAAATGTAGCTTTATGAGACATATGATGCTCATAATCAGGGTAAAACATAATTGAATATGCTCTAATGTTCAAAAGGAGACCACTGTCCATTGCTTCAGCATCTGCCTGAGACACTTGGTGTTATCGCCTGTCTCTTTAAAGCCTAGTCTGCCCTAATTGGCCAGCTTGCCCTCTATTTTTTAtgattggtcaactgcttcCAGCGTGTATAGGAAATATTGGCCTCCGCTTTAGCTTTAACTGGCTTAGGTGAGGTTAAAGACTAGTCGCAGATGTGTGTTATGCATATGAAGGGTCTTGTGATGTCCCATGAGGGTGCCATACATGAGGACCAGTGTCAGCAGCCTTGTGTACAAATACGCTAAGGCCCGTTTTTAAACAGTGCAGCTGCACAATGACAGTGTTAAAATTGCACCCACTAATTAAgactttatttgtacagcacctTTTATGCAAATAATATAACACAAAGTACTGTGCAGAATAAAAGTGTTAAACAATATCCCACACCCCACccataataataagaaaattataataagagGAACTATGAAACACTGGTGTAAATCTCATGAATTACCGCCAAAGGCAGGTaaacaaagataaagataaaaataatacaaaaatatatatatatatatatatatatatatattaaagataaaacattaaaatgctAAAAGAAACTGAATGTTTTGAAGTTAAGTAACAAGTGAAGTAAGAAATAAAGAGTGGgttattaaaaaggaaaacaatccAGAGAAAAtctgtaaattaaataaaaggatATACCATTGAAACTTTCTAAGATGTACAACTATATAgccaactaaataaataaaaatgtaattaaaaggcTGACTAAAATGGTCGATCGAGTTTGCAATATGCTTGAGTACAAAGCCATTTCCCTGTACTCTGAAGGATTAGATTCACTGAACACTCACAATGCATTAGGTGTTGTTCTTACCTCTCTAGTTTGCCAGAGTCTCCTTCGCTCTGAGAGgtggtttttttcttttgctgtttGAGCACATTGTGAACTCGCACCTTGTAGCCCTCAAACTCGCCTGTCGTTGCTGCAAGCTCAGCCTGGATTAGAAGATCAAGCAGAGATATACAGTAAATAACAAATATTGAACGTAGattaatcttttcttttctctcaaaCAGGGAAATAAAACTGGGAGCAGATGGACAGATGCTAAGAGATGAGCAGATCTTTCTCATTTGTGTCAGACCAGTGATCTCAATGGCCTTAGTAATTTTTTTGTCTGGTTGACAAAATAACCAGAAAACTCGAATCATTTTCTCACTGATGATGTTTCCAATGGTGCCTCATCAAAACTCTCATTCTGCTGCAGTCAAGTTCACTGTACAATGTACCACTGTCTGGGAAAAACACTTCAGCTGAATAAAAAAGTTGAGTCAGTTTCAATTAGAAAACACTGTTTGTCCAACTGATGCTTGTGCTACTGACAATGTTCAAATAAGGTTAATGGATTTGCATTTCTATTCTTTCCAGCCATCTTTCCCAGTTTGAACCCTCTTCCAGGCATTTTTACACTGAACAAGAGCccataaaaatattaaaatctttAACAAGGCTATGGAAGAGGGGAGGGGGCAGAATAGGGAAAGATGAAAAAGTGCAAAGGCTGTTGGAAACTACCACACTGAGGTTGTATAGCAAAATTATAACTTAATCAGTAGTAGtagttaaaaatataaatttgaatTTTCACGTACCGTAGCATcgtctttctcctgctgcaggctGTTGATGCGTTGCTGCAGGGAGCTGCAGGTTCTTTGTTGCTGTTCCACTGTAGAcctcagctgctcctgcagaCGATGAAGCTCTGCCGTCAGATCGCACACCGCGATCTAATTGGATACACACACTTTAATATACACCTTCTGTATTAAACTGTTGACAGTGGGAGAAGTTAATGCTGGGTGTAGCTGCTGGTGTTACCTTGGAGCTTTCTAGTTGCTGTTGGTTAGCCTCCAGCTCTCCTGTCAGAGAGGCCTGCTGCATCATGAGGGAGCTCCcctgcgcacacacagacacgcacagtgAAAGATTAAATGCATACACCTGTATACGTAAACATGGCAACACACCCACAAATGATTAACTATTCCCAGCATCTTGAAGGCCCTTTCAGCAATCATTCCCACATATGGTAGCTCAACACAATTTACATTCATCAGGCAGTGACGCAGTATTAGGAAATCCAGTgggacgcacacaaacacacacacacatacacacaaacagacctgTTTCTTGGCATCAGCCAAGTCCTTCTTGGTCTGCACCAGCAGCTGTTTCATCATGGAGGtcttctcctccccctggtCCAGCTGGGACTTCAAAGCCTCTGGAGACAGATAGAGGTTCACAGGCACATGAGCAAACACAAACGCACGTACACAGACAGATGAAATAATTTAAGTTAAATTCCTTCTGTAGACTTTTTATTTGCTATTTTTTCAAGTATTTTGCCTTCATTTTAAAGATTGGCAGTGAGGAGCAACAGTGCAGTTATATGGTAGAAAGCAAATCATTAGAGCTCTGCAGGAATAATGGATGTTTACCATCATTGACTGTAGATTGTGTTACTTAAACCTGCagtttacatttatttgtcactGAGGAAGAACTGGACAGGATTGCACAGGTTTGGTTCAAGTTCttatcaaacaaaaaaacattaaagggatagttcacatacaaatgaaaatgcattgtgacgtgagtttttttttatatctgaagAAGGGGTCCTGTTTACTTCAATGGATCCGCTGCAACCCTGTTTACCCCttagactccaaaagtgttctGTGGACTCCaacatcggcatagtggtgagaagatgAGGGAATTTTCTTtgttgggtgaactatccctttaatgtggAATCATGCTGTGACACAACCATGTGATTAAAACTGGCAACTTATCATGTGATTCCTACATAATTACACTGctcaacataaaaaataatttggGGTTTCGATTAGAGCGTCAGTAAGTGAGTGAGCGTGTACATACCGATTTCCTGCTTGAGTGTGTCCTCCTTCTGGGAGAGTGTGTTTATCTGACTGTTTAACTCTTCAGCGCACTCATCCTTCTCTGAAATTTTGGAGTTGAGGTCTCTCACCAGACGCTCATAGTCGGCCATCTCCATGTCCATCAGTGAGTTCTGCTGCGCCTCCTAGAGGCAGAGTCAATGTACTACATCAATAGAGGGAACAAAGCTAAAACCATATCTTCCTGTCAGTCAAATAATTTATCTCAAAACATTGTTCAATTTAAACATGCCTCCTCTGAATATGTATATCTGTATCGCTACTATTCAACAACAAACATTCTGGGATATTAATCGTGCCCAATGTGTCAGTTGTCTTCTATTTCTTTACTCTCAAAAGCCATTATTAGCATCAACCTAAAAAACGTCACGTTTATTGAGCTATACAAAACATTTGGACATATTGTCATATGACAACAGAGTCAGACCTGCGGACAGCTTCTGTGTACACTGCTGTACTATGTAGGTCTCCCCTAATGGAAAAGCAACAGCAGCTTCTGTGCTGTGGGCGAGAAAAGTTCTTTCTCTCTGAAAGGTGCTGCTGTAGCTGCAGGCCGGCCATCACCAGTCAAGTCGCCTGAGTGGACAGGCCCTCTGAGACACACTAGTGTCTGAGAAGCATTTTGTGTgctattgtgtttgtgtaccttgcgtagctgctccagctcctgagCAGTCTGCtgagactgctgctgctgcttgtggaGCTGTGCTGTCAGCTCTTCTACCTCCTTGACGGCAGATGACAAGTCCTACAGTGACAAGCAAACACAGAAGGGTGAGTGTGGGGGGTAGTTTGTTGATTTCAGAAAattaaaaaggaataaaacatGATATGAAGACATTAaaagaatttgtaaataaaaaacttaaTTATGTTTTTCTAGTTTCAACTGTAATATTGTAATTGTTAAGAGATAAAAGATaagcaaaaatacaaaacagggAACCGTGGCCAACAAGTGCATGGAATTAAAAGGGTGTATCCATGACTCTTTATTTCTACCTTGATCTTCTGTTCTTTCATGGCTCTCTCAGCCATCAGGTCTTTGTCAAGACtggctgtgtgtctttgtagcTCCTGGTTCTGGGCTTCCAGCTGCCTCACAGTGCTCCTGATGGTCTCCCCACCAGCCAACAGGTCCTCTTTCTGACTGCTCAGCATCTCGTACTGTAAAAGCATAGGCATTCCAGATTACAGTTACTGTCAGGTGACAAACTTACATCTGGAAATAATTATAACTTCACAGGAGTTAACAATACAAAGGCTGTGATCTATTGATAATTCGTGAAATTAAAAAGGATTGCTATTTTTTCAGAAGCCCAGTTTTACTCGTATGAGCTGCGGAGATCACGTGATTTTCTTTACAACATACAGACGAAggtgtcggctcttatcaccacaaactctcttggcATCTTCGTCAGTGTCCTCTTCTACGGGGATGACACTACGAggagatatttgtttcctttttgttaTTATCGTTTTGCGCCTGTCTCACGTTAAACGCGTCATCAACCTCTGACTTTACTGCGATTAATAACAGATAAATGTTATTGTTCTTTTTCAATCACACTTAGAAAACAATTAGGCTTGATCtcacaatgaaaaataaagaaaatcatatAATGTTACCAGTACCAGATGCACGGTTTTTATCTAAAAATGCACATACTGAAAACCATTCATGCAAATCCGACAGCGGTAGCCTCTGTGGGCTGTTTGTGCAGGGAACACTTAaccagcagccgcagcagcagcagccacctcCCATCATCTGTCAGCCACAACACTGAAACTAGGATTGGTAAACAGAGATGTCCAGACATACTGTGGGATCCCTGATGAGCTCCTGGTCTGCCCACCTCCCCAGAGACCCATGAATGCACACAAGAATAAACCGGTGTCTGAGAAAATGGTGTTGCACTTGCACGTGGCAGATGGAAGCTATACTCCGCTCCATTTACTGTACCTGTCTGTTGTTCTCTCACTGGAAAGAGACAGttatgagctggaggagaggaggatataTAAAACACTATTTCTCCCCAGCTCACCCGGTCACGTCTGATGAGCTATTTGTGGGTGCCGCGCTGCCAAGCATAGCTGGGTAAAGTGTCCCTGGCTAAAATGACTCACTGTAAATCAGATAAAAACGGAGTTATGCGAGACGTATTGGAGAGATGTATTGCCGGACAAAGTGGCACTGCCTGGATTTACTGGTGGGCGAGAGCACTTTCTATGTTTGTTACTGGTGTATGTGATTGAGTGTTTGTTACCTGTGTGACAGCACTGCTGAGTCGTTTGGTCAGCTCTGCAATTTGTCTCTCTGCCGcctccaccttctctctctccttatccAGTTGCTCTGTTTGCTTGTCGTAATCAATCTGCagattctacacacacacacacaaacacacattactgGAAGCCGGTTGAATAGCTCAGTGAAGGTAAACACTATGAATCTCAAATATCAGCTGCGTTTACATTCAAGGGTGGATGGGGAAAAACTCTCATTAGACACAACAGAGTGGTTTCTTCTTTAATGGAGACTAAGTCATAAAGCACAGTGCAGTGCAGTCTGGGGACTGATTATGAAAACCACTGGGTGTGACATCGCACACAGTCTGTTTTTGGAGAGAAAACCCTTCCATTTGCCATTTAGGGAACATATTAGGGATGAACACAATTAAGCAAATGATTAATGATGGAAAGTGTACAAGTGTATATTTTCTGTCGGTTCATATTGTGCTTTTATTGAGAAGAAAAACGTATCATTTAAAATGCCATCAAATGGAATAACATTTGATTTTGTAACCTTTAATCAACGACAGACATTAGAATAAGGAGAAGGATAATGTTAACTCCATTACAAATTGATGGGTGATTttcaaatgaaattgaaaatgaaactgaCATGCATCCCTAATAACTCCAGCCATCGATTCATCCATCATCTGTACCTCTTATCCTGTAACGCACAGGCTACACTGGATGTGTGAGCGGCACGTGTGCATCGCAACCATGTCTTGGTTTTTATTCAGCGCCTATGTTATCAGGTCAGAGCATCAACACTGCAGTGCTGCTCATGAGCCTTCTAGAGAGTCAGGGTCTACCCGTTTATCTCCTCGTACAATGCAAGGTTCACGGGAAGAATagatataattatttttttccccgCATCTTCTCCTACCTTGTAGCCTTCAGCACCGTGGATGATATCTTTCATAGAGCTGCtcactttctccttctctgcttTCAGTGATCCCACTACCTCATTAAGGTTTGCAAtctgaaaaaagaagaagaaaataatcgAGTAAATGATAGACTGATTTTAACAAACACCAGTGTGACCACTGATggaaaatacatatataaatgtcaAACGAGGGTCAACAAACATTTATGGTTGAGAAATGTCGTTCTTAACTCTACCTCTTTCTTACTGATGTCCAGCTCCTTTTTCGCTTTGACAGCCACCGCCTTGATTTTGTTCATCCTCtcgtccttttctttcttttctttctccaggaTCGCTGACGGGAACAGAAGTGATATACAAGTTATTTATTCGGGGATTCAAAAATCGATTAATTTCTTACTTGCTTCAATAAAACAGGGAAACAAAGATgataatatttttataaaataatattcaatTTGAGATATAAGATTTTCCTACTCATTAACACGGACATGTGTCACCTTCGTACCTATTTTCTGTGTGAATTCATTGTCCGCCGTTTCCTCAGAGGAAGCAGACTCCTGAGAAAGTGATAGTaggtgaaaaaggaaaaaaaactcaaacacatAAATTACagcattgttttttaaagaaagtatCGTTTTCTTCCCCCCTACATTGgaattattgtatttattattaagaACTGCAGTCGTTTGAGAAACACTTGAGTTAtctgttattttatatatatattatgacaGTTATCAAGACAGCAGTTTAGTCCACAACAGTGATTCCCAAAGTGTGTGCTGCTGTCCACTGGTTGTATTGCAGGTGGGTGTCAGAGTGGGCAAATACCAAATTtatcaaaaatacattttctttgttctgggaaaaaatacatcaaaatcaaaaGATATCAAAATATGTGTAATGAGGTATGatttctaatgtttttattcacattctAATGTTATACTATGTcaatgtgggaaaatgtgtgatTTAGGCAATTCCCAATGGTAGTACACGTCACTCACCTGGAGAGCAGACATTTCACTCCTCAACTGAGAAATGAGCGAGTCTTTCTctgtcagctgatcagagaaaGCTCTTCTTTCTCGCTGCATATCCTCCATTTCcccttcttccttctcttcaGTCATCAGAGAAACTTGAGCCATCAGTTTCTGGTTCTCCTCACTTATCTTCTCACTGACCGACTTCAGATCCAGCAGGTCTTTTTGCAGCCCTTCGTTATCCTTCACCAACTCCACCACATTGTTTTTCAGCATGTCCCTCTCCTGTTCCAGGTTTGTGATGTGGGCCTGGAGCTCCTTATGAACCTCCTCTAGGCTTCTCTCCCCTTGAGCCTGTTCGAGAGTATTCTTCAAAAGATCCCTCTCCTTTTCCAGCTCATCTACACGCACTCGGAGCTCCTCAACCTCATCGGAGGAATTTTTGAGTGCCTCATTCATATTTTCTTCCAGAGCTCCGATAGAGGTGCGTGActgctctgcctcctctgtcGCTGAGCTCAACCTCTCCTCTAGCTGATGCTTTTCAGAtgtctcctgctccagctgagcCTCCACTGCTGCCAGCTTGGAGCACAGAAGCTCCTTGTTGTCCTGGGCTTTGGCGAGCCCCGAGGATGCCTCTTCCAGTTTCTGATGGATGTCAGTCTTCTCTTTGGCGAGCTCTTTGATACTCAGctccaaaacagaaacaatctcctgctgtcttTTCACCTCCTCTTTCAGACTCTCCTCTATCTTTTCCCTCTCCTTGTTCAGATGTTGCACTTcgtcctccttctcttttttcaagcctttcagctccttctctttctcctctgtcagCAAAAGTgcatctctttctttcccctccaGCAGCCTCTCAAATTCTTTTGCGCTCTCATCGTTCAGATTCTGCATTTCTTTCATTCGCGTCTGAAGCAGGGATTGTATTTTGTCTCGCTCCTCAGTCAGCCTGGTGACCATCTCTTTAAGGTCTTGCGTCATGTTCTCCTTCATCTGCATTTCAGAGAGGATCTCCTCATTCTGCTTGGTTAGCTCCTCCACAGATTGCTTCAGCTCACCGACCAAACTTGTTTGTTCCTCTACGGATGCCTGGAGTTTCTGGTCTTCAGCTATTGAACCTTCAGGCTTCAGCTTCTGTTGAGCCATGGTGTCACTCAGAGTGTTGTTCTCCTCTGTAACCTCTTTGACCTTTACCAAAAGTGCATCTCTCTCCTGGCTGAGATGAGCTATCTTGTCGTGGAGTTCTTGTAGAGTACTAGCTCCGTGCTCCTTCACAGCATTGTACTGATCAACAAAATCTTTGGTCTTCTCCACCAGCTCTGTCTCTACACCTTGAAGTATGCCCCTCATGTGTTGACACTCAGCCAGTGCAGAGTCTCTGTCCCTGGTCAAGTCCTCACAGTGGTCCCTCAggttctgctgctcctctggatTCGTTGCCGACTCCTTGGATTCTCCTTGGACCTGTTGTTGGTCTGGATAGAGAGTCCCTACACTGTCATTGGAGATACTATCCCTGGTCAACTGCAACTCATTGATTTTAAACtccatctcctctttctccagctgGAACTCCTCCTTGACCCTctccagctctgcttcctgctcactTTTCACATTACTGAGCAAGGTGAGCTCGTCCTGCAACATGGTGTTCTGGGCCTGGAGGTCTTCGAGAGCTGATCTCAGCCTGCcagtctccatctcctctccgtCATTGTGGCTGGACTCACCCAGACTTAATCCAGACAGTGCCAGCATTTTGGCGATCCCTGAACCCCGAGCAGgatcctcatcctcttcttgcacatcct from Pleuronectes platessa chromosome 14, fPlePla1.1, whole genome shotgun sequence carries:
- the LOC128455688 gene encoding GRIP and coiled-coil domain-containing protein 2 isoform X1; this translates as MEQDPGGSGAESAAPSPAAKSKLDTLSKDDLIKFAKKQMAAMQKMKSRCADLEKEVESTKRQNKSSNSSSDDSTLIQELTERMDALLLEKAEIQQSLSLSRKDLEKTKQLGKDDLAKLQGEFDHVMEDHQRKIKTLESRIDESNNKHKEEVAFFQKLLKEREESDRERDSERERERQAEHARAKESVEEVRRCLEVQLQTLLTELEATREGRTQEIAELQESHQRELTEGHQEVENLKEELAQKSLQHEEEMRALEEDCEMERDRLLLLHEELTEQLALKDSYLQDVQEEDEDPARGSGIAKMLALSGLSLGESSHNDGEEMETGRLRSALEDLQAQNTMLQDELTLLSNVKSEQEAELERVKEEFQLEKEEMEFKINELQLTRDSISNDSVGTLYPDQQQVQGESKESATNPEEQQNLRDHCEDLTRDRDSALAECQHMRGILQGVETELVEKTKDFVDQYNAVKEHGASTLQELHDKIAHLSQERDALLVKVKEVTEENNTLSDTMAQQKLKPEGSIAEDQKLQASVEEQTSLVGELKQSVEELTKQNEEILSEMQMKENMTQDLKEMVTRLTEERDKIQSLLQTRMKEMQNLNDESAKEFERLLEGKERDALLLTEEKEKELKGLKKEKEDEVQHLNKEREKIEESLKEEVKRQQEIVSVLELSIKELAKEKTDIHQKLEEASSGLAKAQDNKELLCSKLAAVEAQLEQETSEKHQLEERLSSATEEAEQSRTSIGALEENMNEALKNSSDEVEELRVRVDELEKERDLLKNTLEQAQGERSLEEVHKELQAHITNLEQERDMLKNNVVELVKDNEGLQKDLLDLKSVSEKISEENQKLMAQVSLMTEEKEEGEMEDMQRERRAFSDQLTEKDSLISQLRSEMSALQESASSEETADNEFTQKIAILEKEKKEKDERMNKIKAVAVKAKKELDISKKEIANLNEVVGSLKAEKEKVSSSMKDIIHGAEGYKNLQIDYDKQTEQLDKEREKVEAAERQIAELTKRLSSAVTQYEMLSSQKEDLLAGGETIRSTVRQLEAQNQELQRHTASLDKDLMAERAMKEQKIKDLSSAVKEVEELTAQLHKQQQQSQQTAQELEQLRKEAQQNSLMDMEMADYERLVRDLNSKISEKDECAEELNSQINTLSQKEDTLKQEIEALKSQLDQGEEKTSMMKQLLVQTKKDLADAKKQGSSLMMQQASLTGELEANQQQLESSKIAVCDLTAELHRLQEQLRSTVEQQQRTCSSLQQRINSLQQEKDDATAELAATTGEFEGYKVRVHNVLKQQKKKTTSQSEGDSGKLEREQFSSKVDQLKSRLAESQQSLQSSTAELQQLQTEHDTLLERHNKILQETVSKEAELRERLMSVQSEKMALRSDLSQAQSDLLSQVEAQRQTYREQLRRMQDDHRATVETLQSQLTRVEEQLFSLQNQNSAVSVQSSRKSLSSDPQRRNTDQNQVGMGLMALSDLQSMAREEGEGMEMTESESPSPARTPFPSLEQLLMSPDPKQEPFVWTVEPTKEELSQKLTTATRSMEHMNSLLHETEATNAALMEQITLLKSELRRLERNQEREKSVANLEYLKNVLLQFIFLRSVSERQALLPVIHTMLQLSPEEKSKLAAIAQGEEEVSGARGSGWSSYLHSWSGIR
- the LOC128455688 gene encoding GRIP and coiled-coil domain-containing protein 2 isoform X2, which codes for MEDPGGSGAESAAPSPAAKSKLDTLSKDDLIKFAKKQMAAMQKMKSRCADLEKEVESTKRQNKSSNSSSDDSTLIQELTERMDALLLEKAEIQQSLSLSRKDLEKTKQLGKDDLAKLQGEFDHVMEDHQRKIKTLESRIDESNNKHKEEVAFFQKLLKEREESDRERDSERERERQAEHARAKESVEEVRRCLEVQLQTLLTELEATREGRTQEIAELQESHQRELTEGHQEVENLKEELAQKSLQHEEEMRALEEDCEMERDRLLLLHEELTEQLALKDSYLQDVQEEDEDPARGSGIAKMLALSGLSLGESSHNDGEEMETGRLRSALEDLQAQNTMLQDELTLLSNVKSEQEAELERVKEEFQLEKEEMEFKINELQLTRDSISNDSVGTLYPDQQQVQGESKESATNPEEQQNLRDHCEDLTRDRDSALAECQHMRGILQGVETELVEKTKDFVDQYNAVKEHGASTLQELHDKIAHLSQERDALLVKVKEVTEENNTLSDTMAQQKLKPEGSIAEDQKLQASVEEQTSLVGELKQSVEELTKQNEEILSEMQMKENMTQDLKEMVTRLTEERDKIQSLLQTRMKEMQNLNDESAKEFERLLEGKERDALLLTEEKEKELKGLKKEKEDEVQHLNKEREKIEESLKEEVKRQQEIVSVLELSIKELAKEKTDIHQKLEEASSGLAKAQDNKELLCSKLAAVEAQLEQETSEKHQLEERLSSATEEAEQSRTSIGALEENMNEALKNSSDEVEELRVRVDELEKERDLLKNTLEQAQGERSLEEVHKELQAHITNLEQERDMLKNNVVELVKDNEGLQKDLLDLKSVSEKISEENQKLMAQVSLMTEEKEEGEMEDMQRERRAFSDQLTEKDSLISQLRSEMSALQESASSEETADNEFTQKIAILEKEKKEKDERMNKIKAVAVKAKKELDISKKEIANLNEVVGSLKAEKEKVSSSMKDIIHGAEGYKNLQIDYDKQTEQLDKEREKVEAAERQIAELTKRLSSAVTQYEMLSSQKEDLLAGGETIRSTVRQLEAQNQELQRHTASLDKDLMAERAMKEQKIKDLSSAVKEVEELTAQLHKQQQQSQQTAQELEQLRKEAQQNSLMDMEMADYERLVRDLNSKISEKDECAEELNSQINTLSQKEDTLKQEIEALKSQLDQGEEKTSMMKQLLVQTKKDLADAKKQGSSLMMQQASLTGELEANQQQLESSKIAVCDLTAELHRLQEQLRSTVEQQQRTCSSLQQRINSLQQEKDDATAELAATTGEFEGYKVRVHNVLKQQKKKTTSQSEGDSGKLEREQFSSKVDQLKSRLAESQQSLQSSTAELQQLQTEHDTLLERHNKILQETVSKEAELRERLMSVQSEKMALRSDLSQAQSDLLSQVEAQRQTYREQLRRMQDDHRATVETLQSQLTRVEEQLFSLQNQNSAVSVQSSRKSLSSDPQRRNTDQNQVGMGLMALSDLQSMAREEGEGMEMTESESPSPARTPFPSLEQLLMSPDPKQEPFVWTVEPTKEELSQKLTTATRSMEHMNSLLHETEATNAALMEQITLLKSELRRLERNQEREKSVANLEYLKNVLLQFIFLRSVSERQALLPVIHTMLQLSPEEKSKLAAIAQGEEEVSGARGSGWSSYLHSWSGIR